One Curtobacterium sp. MCLR17_032 genomic window carries:
- a CDS encoding aminodeoxychorismate lyase, which translates to MTDTVLAVLNQPSRAAAPHDPEADAFTWAKPLEEHIQVMDLGLTRGDGVFETITVIDGRPQALEAHLARFGRSAAKLDLPEPDLDAWRQAIEAACARLDPVREASAKTVLTRGVEGLGRPTGWVYAAPSADQTRDRTEGIGVVTLDRGYRHDVERTSPWLLQGAKTLSYAINMAALREAVRRGADDALFISTDGYVLEGTRANLIMSVGGRFVTPRTDIGILDGTTQADVFRFAEQEGIETAYELVTLDDLRAADALWLVSSIRQAAPIHTVNGVPQEMDLGMTERINDFLLSRQD; encoded by the coding sequence ATGACCGACACCGTCCTCGCCGTCCTCAACCAGCCCTCCCGCGCCGCAGCGCCGCACGACCCGGAGGCCGACGCGTTCACCTGGGCGAAGCCGCTCGAGGAGCACATCCAGGTGATGGACCTCGGCCTCACCCGGGGCGACGGCGTGTTCGAGACGATCACGGTCATCGACGGCCGTCCACAGGCCCTCGAGGCTCACCTCGCCCGCTTCGGCCGGTCCGCCGCGAAGCTCGACCTGCCCGAGCCGGACCTGGACGCCTGGCGTCAGGCGATCGAGGCCGCCTGCGCGCGGCTCGACCCGGTGCGCGAGGCCTCCGCCAAGACCGTCCTGACCCGCGGCGTCGAGGGCCTCGGCCGTCCCACCGGCTGGGTCTACGCCGCACCGTCCGCCGACCAGACCCGCGACCGCACCGAGGGCATCGGGGTCGTCACGCTGGACCGCGGCTACCGGCACGACGTCGAACGGACCTCGCCGTGGCTGCTGCAGGGGGCGAAGACGCTGTCGTACGCGATCAACATGGCGGCGCTCCGCGAGGCCGTCCGACGCGGTGCCGACGACGCGCTCTTCATCTCGACCGACGGCTACGTCCTCGAGGGCACCCGCGCCAACCTCATCATGTCCGTCGGCGGTCGCTTCGTCACCCCGCGCACCGACATCGGCATCCTCGACGGCACCACGCAGGCCGACGTCTTCCGCTTCGCCGAGCAGGAGGGCATCGAGACCGCCTACGAACTCGTCACCCTGGACGACCTGCGGGCCGCGGACGCGCTGTGGCTGGTGTCGAGCATCCGGCAGGCGGCGCCGATCCACACCGTCAACGGCGTGCCGCAGGAGATGGACCTCGGCATGACCGAGCGGATCAACGACTTCCTGCTGTCGCGCCAGGACTGA
- a CDS encoding CYTH domain-containing protein — MSDTHLEIERTYDLSADAALPDLVGVGGIMQTDTQEPFELDATYWDTQRYDLVAAHVTVRRRTGGHDAGWHIKRAESDTVRHEEHFPLTEDPDTVPVEVLAALFTERRGRGLRPVVRITTTRTVTRLLDEDGDQVGELADDQVVAERLDDDAPDHPTTWREVEVEAVEGVDPQIAHELFAALDGRFAAVGAGPAAVASKLARGLAGAPAPRLQTEEKPHKGTAARALTKRLRKLRGTLLRLEAGLRSGAPTDLSEVAETALGIAAVLGSYRPAFADGDEMDRAAAAADALAAVTARAALAEYLVDRLPRASSPAQEALIDSITRERILASTRQRRDDATREVLLSLHEESFLELLDALDDAVERPQPTEWALRDPKRVAQDVSAIEKPRVRDLVRAAVGDDPADEAGDREATQRAWHATLRARMAMDVLGDDAFPHALWKRIGTAADVLTERVRSLHALEQLRVQAGIAERAGEGTFGYGVLAGDRVRVAEESYDEAVHALNRV; from the coding sequence GTGAGCGACACGCACCTCGAGATCGAGCGCACCTACGACCTGTCCGCCGACGCCGCACTGCCCGACCTGGTCGGCGTCGGTGGCATCATGCAGACCGACACCCAGGAGCCGTTCGAGCTCGACGCCACCTACTGGGACACCCAGCGGTACGACCTGGTCGCCGCCCACGTCACCGTCCGTCGGCGCACCGGCGGACACGACGCCGGCTGGCACATCAAGCGCGCCGAGTCCGACACCGTCCGCCACGAAGAGCACTTCCCGCTCACCGAGGACCCGGACACCGTGCCCGTCGAGGTCCTCGCCGCACTCTTCACCGAACGGCGTGGCCGCGGACTGCGCCCCGTCGTCCGGATCACCACCACCCGCACCGTCACCCGCCTGCTCGACGAGGACGGTGACCAGGTCGGCGAACTCGCCGACGACCAGGTCGTCGCCGAACGCCTCGACGACGACGCGCCGGACCACCCGACCACGTGGCGGGAGGTCGAGGTCGAAGCCGTCGAGGGCGTCGACCCGCAGATCGCGCACGAGCTCTTCGCCGCCCTGGACGGTCGGTTCGCCGCCGTCGGCGCCGGCCCCGCCGCAGTCGCGTCCAAGCTGGCACGTGGGCTGGCGGGGGCACCGGCACCGCGCCTCCAGACCGAGGAGAAGCCGCACAAGGGCACCGCGGCCCGCGCACTCACCAAGCGGTTGCGGAAACTGCGGGGCACGCTGCTCCGCCTGGAGGCCGGACTCCGGTCCGGCGCTCCGACCGACCTGTCCGAGGTGGCTGAGACCGCCCTCGGCATCGCCGCGGTCCTCGGCTCGTACCGGCCGGCGTTCGCCGACGGCGACGAGATGGACCGCGCCGCCGCTGCGGCCGATGCGCTCGCGGCCGTCACGGCACGAGCCGCCCTGGCGGAGTACCTCGTCGACCGGTTGCCGCGAGCCTCCAGCCCGGCGCAGGAAGCACTCATCGACTCGATCACCCGCGAGCGGATCCTGGCCTCCACGCGCCAGCGCCGCGACGACGCCACCCGCGAGGTCCTGCTGTCCCTGCACGAGGAGTCGTTCCTCGAACTGCTCGACGCCCTCGACGACGCCGTCGAACGCCCCCAGCCGACCGAGTGGGCACTCCGCGACCCGAAGCGCGTCGCCCAGGACGTCTCGGCGATCGAGAAGCCGCGCGTCCGCGACCTCGTCCGTGCAGCGGTCGGAGACGACCCCGCCGATGAGGCCGGTGACCGCGAGGCCACCCAGCGCGCCTGGCACGCCACGCTCCGGGCCCGGATGGCGATGGACGTCCTCGGCGACGACGCGTTCCCGCACGCGCTCTGGAAGCGGATCGGCACCGCGGCCGACGTGCTGACCGAGCGGGTCCGGTCGCTCCACGCGCTCGAGCAGCTCCGCGTGCAGGCCGGCATCGCCGAGCGCGCGGGTGAGGGCACGTTCGGGTACGGCGTCCTGGCCGGCGACCGGGTCCGCGTGGCCGAGGAGTCCTACGACGAGGCGGTGCACGCGCTCAACCGCGTGTGA
- a CDS encoding ABC transporter permease, giving the protein MSTPRNEARRNNDLPTRSAGDTARVADDRSRPAHRPGREARPTPPPKQHIGRYRRWYATLHPSLQLIGLQLWMPLFFIVGFCLCYVFAFHAPHPHDVPIGIVGSDQTLVGAVQKALPGEYLFSSYDSLASAKRDVLAGTIAVAYDPSANELFKASAHQFQVANLVPATLSAVLTGAGLTAPRVTELAPLPAYDEYGTVGMYVMLAWCIGGYMVAMFIGIMGGPLRHRTRMAVIVTGGLVISLITNTLAGPVVGAIHGHFVPLVLIAWGWIVAIGLAVNGLSYFVGRFIAAPAMICFVFLSMPSSGGAYPKWFMPEPFAWLNNVVVGSSMVDMIKHQLYGVGPGPERGLITMGCYAAAGLVLMFLGKKWWERRRIRAIVTGRTTMFQDANTANREFLGRQRDAELERNGLISTETGTLQVLRDDDWEDERAAGDVFTGGRDGLENEPLNPRR; this is encoded by the coding sequence CGCCCCGGCCGGGAGGCACGCCCCACGCCGCCGCCGAAGCAACACATCGGCCGCTACCGCCGTTGGTACGCCACCCTGCACCCGTCGCTGCAGCTCATCGGGCTCCAGCTGTGGATGCCGCTGTTCTTCATCGTCGGTTTCTGCCTCTGCTACGTCTTCGCGTTCCACGCCCCGCACCCGCACGACGTGCCGATCGGCATCGTCGGCAGCGACCAGACCCTCGTCGGGGCCGTGCAGAAGGCGCTCCCGGGCGAGTACCTGTTCTCCTCCTACGACTCCCTCGCCAGCGCGAAGCGCGATGTCCTCGCCGGGACGATCGCCGTGGCGTACGACCCGTCGGCGAACGAGCTGTTCAAGGCCAGCGCGCACCAGTTCCAGGTCGCGAACCTGGTGCCGGCGACCCTGAGCGCCGTGCTGACCGGTGCCGGGCTGACCGCTCCCCGGGTGACCGAGCTCGCTCCCCTGCCGGCGTACGACGAGTACGGCACGGTCGGGATGTACGTGATGCTCGCGTGGTGCATCGGCGGCTACATGGTCGCGATGTTCATCGGCATCATGGGCGGCCCGCTCCGCCACCGCACCCGCATGGCGGTCATCGTCACCGGCGGTCTGGTCATCTCGCTCATCACGAACACCCTCGCCGGCCCGGTCGTCGGTGCCATCCACGGCCACTTCGTCCCGCTCGTCCTCATCGCGTGGGGGTGGATCGTCGCGATCGGCCTGGCGGTGAACGGGCTCAGCTACTTCGTCGGCCGGTTCATCGCCGCTCCCGCCATGATCTGCTTCGTCTTCCTGTCGATGCCGTCCTCCGGTGGCGCCTACCCGAAGTGGTTCATGCCGGAGCCGTTCGCCTGGCTCAACAACGTCGTCGTCGGCTCGAGCATGGTCGACATGATCAAGCACCAGCTCTACGGAGTCGGCCCGGGTCCGGAGCGTGGGCTGATCACGATGGGCTGCTACGCCGCGGCCGGGCTCGTCCTGATGTTCCTCGGCAAGAAGTGGTGGGAGCGTCGCCGGATCCGCGCGATCGTCACCGGCCGGACCACGATGTTCCAGGACGCGAACACCGCGAACCGTGAGTTCCTCGGCCGCCAGCGTGACGCCGAACTCGAGCGGAACGGCCTCATCTCGACCGAGACCGGGACGCTGCAGGTCCTGCGCGACGACGACTGGGAGGACGAACGTGCCGCCGGGGACGTCTTCACCGGCGGCCGCGACGGACTCGAGAACGAGCCGCTGAACCCACGTCGGTGA
- a CDS encoding tryptophan synthase subunit alpha: MAESRRTGRSLEVLRAEAAEEISVIVEHRCRQGDDPWDFMHTLPSVDEQVVLILRAEAMEVDVRIGQRSAQWSSHPASGQRTEHGEEYHRLRRIALQHPELTEAVWKLMDALPGAR, encoded by the coding sequence ATGGCTGAGTCTCGCAGGACGGGGCGCAGCCTCGAGGTGCTGCGCGCGGAAGCCGCCGAGGAGATCTCGGTCATCGTCGAACACCGGTGTCGGCAGGGCGACGATCCCTGGGACTTCATGCACACGCTGCCGAGCGTCGACGAGCAGGTCGTCCTGATCCTCCGTGCCGAGGCGATGGAGGTCGACGTCCGCATCGGTCAGCGCAGCGCACAGTGGTCGTCGCACCCGGCATCGGGGCAGCGCACTGAGCACGGCGAGGAGTACCACCGCCTCCGGCGCATCGCGCTCCAGCACCCGGAACTCACCGAGGCCGTCTGGAAGCTGATGGACGCGCTGCCCGGTGCGCGCTGA
- a CDS encoding amidohydrolase has protein sequence MTDNSFVITGAHVVPVDGDAFDGGAVVVQDGRITAVGPDVVAPDGLPVVDAAGAWLLPGFVEAHGHVGIHEEANGSAGNDTNEMTGPNMAAVRAIDAVDIDDEGFRDALSGGITSIVVKPGSGNPIGGQTVAIKTWGGRTIDEQLISDAVSIKSALGENPKRVYGEKGQTPSTRLGVAKVIREAFVAAQDYRAARDAAHAKDEPFTRDLTKEALVRVLDGELAWDQHTHRHDDIATAVRLAEEFGYRLVVNHGTEAHKIAGLLAEKGIPVIYGPLFTSRSKVELRDRGIPNLTTIAAAGVRVAITTDAPVVPINMLVTQATMAVRDGLPRQTALEAITSAPADILGFGDRVGRIAEGLDADLVLWDGDPLDATSRAQRVWIEGKQVYAYVDGQGVTTPRW, from the coding sequence ATGACTGACAACTCGTTCGTGATCACCGGTGCCCACGTCGTCCCCGTCGACGGCGACGCGTTCGACGGCGGCGCGGTCGTCGTGCAGGACGGCCGCATCACGGCGGTCGGACCCGACGTCGTGGCACCCGACGGCCTGCCCGTGGTCGACGCTGCCGGTGCCTGGCTCCTGCCCGGCTTCGTCGAGGCGCACGGCCACGTCGGCATCCACGAAGAGGCGAACGGTTCGGCGGGCAACGACACGAACGAGATGACCGGCCCGAACATGGCTGCCGTCCGGGCGATCGACGCGGTCGACATCGACGACGAGGGCTTCCGCGATGCCCTGTCCGGTGGCATCACGAGCATCGTCGTGAAGCCCGGCTCCGGCAACCCGATCGGTGGCCAGACCGTCGCGATCAAGACCTGGGGTGGCCGCACCATCGACGAGCAGCTCATCTCGGACGCCGTGAGCATCAAGAGCGCCCTCGGCGAGAACCCGAAGCGCGTCTACGGCGAGAAGGGGCAGACGCCCTCCACCCGCCTCGGCGTCGCCAAGGTGATCCGTGAAGCGTTCGTCGCCGCGCAGGACTACCGCGCGGCCCGCGACGCCGCCCACGCGAAGGACGAACCGTTCACCCGCGACCTCACGAAGGAGGCACTGGTCCGCGTCCTCGACGGCGAGCTCGCCTGGGACCAGCACACCCATCGGCACGACGACATCGCCACCGCGGTCCGTCTCGCAGAAGAGTTCGGCTACCGCCTGGTCGTCAACCACGGCACCGAAGCACACAAGATCGCGGGCCTGCTCGCCGAGAAGGGCATCCCGGTGATCTACGGGCCGCTGTTCACCAGTCGCTCCAAGGTCGAGCTGCGCGATCGCGGCATCCCGAACCTCACGACCATCGCTGCGGCCGGCGTCCGGGTCGCGATCACCACCGACGCACCCGTCGTCCCGATCAACATGCTCGTCACCCAGGCGACGATGGCGGTCCGGGACGGCCTGCCCCGACAGACCGCGCTCGAGGCGATCACCTCCGCACCGGCCGACATCCTCGGCTTCGGTGACCGGGTCGGCCGCATCGCCGAGGGACTCGACGCCGACCTCGTCCTCTGGGACGGCGACCCGCTCGACGCCACCAGCCGCGCGCAGCGGGTGTGGATCGAGGGCAAGCAGGTCTACGCGTACGTCGACGGGCAGGGTGTGACGACCCCGCGCTGGTGA
- a CDS encoding PadR family transcriptional regulator, which produces MEPLVRVTAPTLDVLAALLAAEGPAWGLRLIKELGRPSGTVYPILERLERQGWITSDWDDDADRPGPRRRLYEFTADGQRAATDLVAARRAAEANASRPATRPSTRPVTS; this is translated from the coding sequence ATGGAACCGTTGGTCCGCGTCACCGCACCCACGCTCGACGTCCTCGCCGCCCTCCTCGCCGCCGAGGGGCCGGCCTGGGGACTGCGGCTCATCAAGGAGCTCGGTCGCCCGTCCGGCACCGTCTACCCGATCCTCGAACGACTCGAGCGGCAGGGGTGGATCACCTCGGACTGGGACGACGACGCCGATCGGCCCGGCCCGCGTCGCCGCCTCTACGAGTTCACCGCCGACGGGCAGCGGGCCGCGACCGACCTGGTCGCCGCCCGACGCGCGGCCGAGGCCAACGCCTCCCGTCCCGCCACCCGTCCGAGCACCCGGCCGGTGACCTCGTGA
- a CDS encoding mycoredoxin, with protein sequence MSETITRDAFVPEAGGVTMFTTTWCGYCARLKNQMTKAGVPFREVDIETTPGTAELVAEVNGGNQTVPTLVFPDGSTATNPSLAEVQSRV encoded by the coding sequence ATGAGCGAGACGATCACCCGTGACGCGTTCGTGCCCGAGGCCGGCGGCGTCACCATGTTCACGACCACCTGGTGCGGCTACTGCGCCCGGCTGAAGAACCAGATGACCAAGGCGGGCGTGCCCTTCCGCGAGGTCGACATCGAGACCACCCCCGGGACGGCCGAACTCGTCGCCGAGGTCAACGGCGGCAACCAGACCGTGCCGACGCTGGTCTTCCCGGACGGCAGCACGGCGACGAACCCGTCCCTGGCCGAGGTGCAGTCCCGCGTCTGA
- a CDS encoding S9 family peptidase produces MTSEHDVTTPPTAAKRPRTRTHHGIDFVDDYEWLRDKESPDTIAYLEAENRYTETQTEHLGALRERLFDEVKTRVQETDLSVPVRMGQWWYFTRTSEGSQYGVQCRAPISGPDDWTPPSLEADTAGSDTAGAGAPGSASAGTLPGEEVVLDGNALAEGYDFFSLGTYDISDDGRRLVYGVDVEGDERYTLAVRDLETGQDLGDTIPNTGAGATFDPSGRYVFYPTVDDSWRPDRIWRHTVGTSADADVVVFEEPDDRYWVGVGVTRSSQYIVIALGSKITSEALVLDASDPTGEFRVVWPRRDGVEYEIEHAIVGGSDRLLVLHNDGAENFELVDVPADDPTSESDRRVVVPHHPERRIESVDAFAGHLALEYRSEALPRIAIIPIVGDGYGDAHEVPFDEALFSAGLGGNPEWDQPTLRLGYTSFVTPSEVSDLDLATGAVTVLKRQPVLGGYDPADYVQERDWATASDGTRIPISLVWRRDAVDADAPAPLHLYGYGSYEHSIDPGFSVMRLSMLDRGVVFAVAHVRGGGELGRHWYEDGKTLTKKNTFTDFVAVAEHLIDSGRTTPERLVAEGGSAGGLLMGAVANLAPERFAGILAAVPFVDALTSILDPDLPLTVIEWDEWGDPLHDPEVYRYMSEYTPYENVRDDVQYPRILAVTSINDTRVLYVEPAKWTAKLREVGAPVLLKTEMSAGHGGVSGRYDSWKERASELAWLLDVLGLADVSPAAASADPIAAG; encoded by the coding sequence GTGACCAGCGAGCACGACGTGACCACCCCGCCGACCGCCGCCAAGCGGCCTCGTACGCGGACCCACCACGGCATCGACTTCGTCGACGACTACGAGTGGCTGCGCGACAAGGAGTCCCCGGACACCATCGCGTACCTCGAAGCCGAGAACCGGTACACCGAGACGCAGACCGAGCACCTCGGCGCCCTCCGTGAGCGGCTCTTCGACGAGGTCAAGACCCGCGTGCAGGAGACCGACCTCTCGGTCCCCGTGCGCATGGGCCAGTGGTGGTACTTCACCCGGACCAGCGAGGGCAGCCAGTACGGCGTGCAGTGCCGCGCCCCGATCAGCGGGCCGGACGACTGGACCCCGCCGTCGCTCGAGGCGGACACTGCGGGATCGGACACCGCCGGGGCGGGGGCTCCGGGATCGGCGAGCGCCGGCACCCTGCCCGGCGAAGAGGTCGTCCTGGACGGCAACGCCCTGGCCGAGGGGTACGACTTCTTCTCGCTCGGCACCTACGACATCAGCGACGACGGTCGTCGGCTGGTCTACGGCGTCGACGTCGAGGGCGACGAGCGCTACACCCTGGCCGTCCGTGACCTCGAGACCGGGCAGGACCTCGGCGACACGATCCCGAACACCGGGGCCGGCGCCACGTTCGACCCCTCGGGCCGCTACGTGTTCTACCCGACCGTCGACGACTCCTGGCGTCCGGACCGCATCTGGCGCCACACCGTCGGCACCTCGGCGGACGCCGACGTCGTGGTGTTCGAGGAGCCCGACGACCGCTACTGGGTCGGCGTGGGTGTGACCCGCTCGTCGCAGTACATCGTCATCGCGCTCGGGTCGAAGATCACCTCCGAGGCGCTCGTCCTCGACGCGTCCGACCCGACCGGTGAGTTCCGCGTCGTGTGGCCCCGTCGCGACGGCGTCGAGTACGAGATCGAACACGCCATCGTCGGCGGCAGCGACCGGCTGCTCGTCCTGCACAACGACGGCGCCGAGAACTTCGAGCTGGTGGACGTCCCCGCCGACGACCCGACGTCCGAGTCCGACCGCCGTGTCGTCGTCCCGCACCACCCCGAACGACGCATCGAGTCGGTGGACGCCTTCGCCGGGCACCTGGCGCTCGAGTACCGGTCCGAGGCACTCCCCCGGATCGCGATCATCCCGATCGTGGGCGACGGCTACGGCGACGCCCACGAGGTCCCCTTCGACGAGGCACTGTTCTCGGCCGGGCTCGGCGGCAACCCCGAGTGGGACCAGCCGACGCTCCGGCTGGGCTACACGTCCTTCGTGACCCCGTCCGAGGTGAGCGACCTGGACCTGGCGACCGGTGCGGTCACGGTGCTCAAGCGGCAGCCGGTACTGGGCGGCTACGACCCGGCCGACTACGTGCAGGAGCGCGACTGGGCGACGGCGTCCGACGGCACACGGATCCCGATCTCCCTCGTGTGGCGCCGTGACGCCGTCGACGCGGACGCCCCGGCCCCGCTGCACCTGTACGGGTACGGCTCGTACGAGCACTCGATCGACCCGGGCTTCAGCGTGATGCGTCTGTCGATGCTCGACCGCGGTGTCGTCTTCGCCGTCGCCCACGTCCGCGGTGGTGGCGAACTGGGCCGTCACTGGTACGAGGACGGCAAGACCCTGACGAAGAAGAACACGTTCACCGACTTCGTCGCCGTCGCCGAGCACCTCATCGACAGCGGCCGGACGACACCCGAGCGTCTCGTGGCCGAGGGCGGCAGCGCCGGCGGTCTGTTGATGGGCGCCGTCGCGAACCTGGCGCCCGAGCGCTTCGCGGGCATCCTGGCCGCGGTGCCGTTCGTCGACGCACTGACGAGCATCCTCGACCCGGACCTGCCGCTGACCGTCATCGAGTGGGACGAGTGGGGCGACCCGCTGCACGACCCCGAGGTCTACCGGTACATGAGCGAGTACACCCCGTACGAGAACGTCCGCGACGACGTGCAGTACCCGCGCATCCTCGCCGTGACCTCGATCAACGACACCCGCGTGCTGTACGTCGAGCCGGCGAAGTGGACCGCGAAGCTGCGGGAGGTCGGTGCGCCGGTGCTCCTGAAGACCGAGATGTCCGCCGGACACGGTGGCGTCAGCGGTCGGTACGACTCGTGGAAGGAGCGTGCGTCTGAGCTGGCCTGGCTGCTCGACGTGCTCGGCCTGGCCGACGTCTCCCCCGCGGCGGCGAGCGCGGACCCGATCGCGGCGGGCTGA
- a CDS encoding NUDIX domain-containing protein → MTERDESKTQHPAVVVVYLLRNGPDGPEVLLGEKRRGLGTGRVVGPGGKREGSETAVETAVREVAEEVGLRVDPADLEARGTLDYRFPFRPSWSQVSDVFVCRRWQGDPSGGDELEPRWVPVRDVPYDAMWDDARYWLPAVLDGGQVDARVVFAEDNASVAGFTGTGIGEPV, encoded by the coding sequence ATGACGGAGCGCGACGAGAGCAAGACCCAGCACCCGGCCGTCGTCGTCGTGTACCTCCTGCGGAACGGTCCGGACGGGCCGGAGGTGCTGCTCGGCGAGAAGCGACGCGGTCTCGGCACCGGTCGTGTGGTCGGCCCCGGCGGCAAGCGTGAGGGCAGCGAGACGGCGGTCGAGACCGCCGTGCGCGAGGTGGCGGAGGAGGTCGGCCTCCGTGTCGACCCGGCCGACCTGGAGGCCCGTGGCACGTTGGACTACCGGTTCCCGTTCCGCCCGTCCTGGTCCCAGGTCTCGGACGTCTTCGTGTGCCGCCGCTGGCAGGGCGACCCGTCGGGCGGCGACGAGCTGGAGCCGCGCTGGGTGCCGGTCCGGGACGTCCCCTACGACGCGATGTGGGACGACGCGCGCTACTGGTTGCCCGCGGTCCTCGACGGGGGCCAGGTGGACGCCCGGGTGGTGTTCGCGGAGGACAACGCGTCGGTCGCCGGGTTCACCGGGACGGGGATCGGCGAGCCCGTCTGA
- a CDS encoding Fic family protein produces the protein MVHSVRCSLPPRIADRTWTPSSGTADLVSRVAERLADLDRRLGDRTATFDLLLARTEAVSSSRIEDEHATLDDYARALVGIRANGSATAMVGATAALRAMIDDAGQVGITERSVLDAHAVLMRDDPVDGPVAGRWRQVQNWIGGGASPRDAAYVPPPADDVPDAMDDLFAFLERDDLDPVVQAAIAHAQFESVHPFTDGNGRVGRALVNAVLRRRGLTSSLVVPVAAALVADRAGYFAELVRYRDGHVDGVVRLVAAAIGTVCDEVEYAALRLDELEQDRAAVHPAGLGDRVAHDSTVLRVLLADPVLTEAAITAALPPDLPWTDAVIDELVDAGVLRPVTERRHDRAWVASDVLAELDALAERIRAAAVPTPGRAVPGQAGPAAAAPEPGRASILSA, from the coding sequence ATGGTCCACTCGGTCCGCTGCTCCCTGCCGCCGCGGATCGCGGACCGCACCTGGACCCCGTCATCGGGCACCGCCGATCTGGTGTCGCGGGTCGCCGAGCGGCTCGCCGACCTCGACCGACGTCTGGGCGACCGCACCGCGACGTTCGACCTGCTGCTCGCCCGGACCGAGGCCGTCTCGTCCTCCCGGATCGAGGACGAGCACGCGACGCTCGACGACTACGCCCGCGCCCTGGTCGGCATCCGCGCGAACGGCAGCGCCACCGCGATGGTCGGCGCGACCGCGGCCCTGCGGGCGATGATCGACGACGCCGGGCAGGTCGGCATCACCGAGCGCTCGGTGCTCGACGCGCACGCGGTGCTCATGCGGGACGACCCGGTCGACGGTCCGGTGGCCGGGCGCTGGCGGCAGGTGCAGAACTGGATCGGTGGCGGCGCGTCACCGCGGGACGCCGCGTACGTCCCGCCACCGGCCGACGACGTCCCCGACGCCATGGACGACCTGTTCGCGTTCCTGGAGCGAGACGACCTCGACCCGGTCGTGCAGGCGGCGATCGCCCACGCCCAGTTCGAGTCGGTGCACCCGTTCACCGACGGCAACGGGCGGGTCGGCCGGGCGTTGGTCAACGCGGTGCTCCGCCGGCGCGGACTGACCTCCTCGCTCGTGGTCCCGGTCGCGGCGGCGCTCGTGGCGGACCGGGCGGGGTACTTCGCCGAACTCGTCCGCTACCGGGACGGGCACGTCGACGGCGTGGTGCGCCTGGTCGCCGCGGCGATCGGCACCGTGTGCGACGAGGTTGAGTACGCGGCCCTCCGGCTGGACGAGCTCGAGCAGGACCGTGCCGCGGTGCACCCGGCGGGTCTCGGGGATCGGGTGGCACACGACTCGACGGTGCTGCGCGTCCTGCTCGCCGACCCGGTGCTGACCGAAGCGGCGATCACCGCTGCGCTGCCGCCGGACCTGCCGTGGACGGACGCCGTGATCGACGAGCTGGTCGACGCGGGTGTGCTGCGCCCGGTGACCGAGCGACGACACGACCGGGCGTGGGTGGCGTCGGACGTGCTGGCGGAGCTCGATGCGCTGGCTGAGCGCATCCGGGCGGCGGCAGTGCCGACACCGGGGCGGGCCGTACCGGGGCAGGCCGGACCGGCAGCCGCTGCCCCGGAGCCGGGTCGGGCCTCCATCCTGAGCGCATAG